One genomic segment of Methanobacterium spitsbergense includes these proteins:
- a CDS encoding DUF460 domain-containing protein: MKDLDLFLKIEGSHRAVIVGHDPGLTVGIAILDLKGNLISLASFKEIRRSEIVSHIINYGRAVLIATDVFPAPKNVKKIASTLNSKIWSPYRSMSVESKIYIVDSYLQNIFTDKKSFNLPQNAHERDALAAAVKTYRDYLKKFQQIEKRAEKADLSYNEIDSVKTMVINGTSISTAIDQIVIDGEIKKNDSNKLNKESKDIITYGNSESERNIQLDEGKLDEKLSNDPNRIINSNLNDNVSISKLNNKLKSQQKYIKNLKLKNALLEDEIIENQSEISKLRSKINKLHREYTKKILQKKELSSKITMIKRLQEQYSNEKAKRIELEKKLESRKDISALELSENAVPVKIIESFTKEGIRDAFDRWKIKRDDVVLLKNSEGGGSQTALMIVQLDVKAVITMDKISDPAENIFKKNLIPLIPASDVKINSMNEFATINSKSLKREIDKWNETVMDQRKTEDEKKLMNLVEEYRAQRRRSSDQ; encoded by the coding sequence ATGAAAGATTTAGATTTATTTTTAAAAATCGAAGGATCCCATAGGGCAGTTATAGTAGGACATGATCCTGGACTGACAGTAGGGATAGCCATACTAGACCTTAAAGGAAATTTAATTTCACTTGCTAGTTTTAAAGAGATCAGAAGGTCAGAAATAGTTAGTCACATTATAAACTATGGAAGGGCTGTTTTAATAGCTACTGATGTTTTTCCCGCACCAAAAAATGTCAAAAAAATTGCATCTACATTAAATTCTAAAATATGGTCTCCTTATAGAAGTATGTCTGTAGAATCGAAAATTTACATTGTTGATTCTTATTTACAAAATATTTTCACCGATAAAAAATCATTTAACTTACCTCAAAATGCACATGAGAGGGATGCACTTGCGGCAGCAGTAAAAACCTACAGAGATTATCTTAAAAAATTTCAACAGATAGAGAAACGTGCAGAAAAGGCGGATTTATCTTATAATGAAATTGATAGCGTCAAAACAATGGTAATAAATGGTACCTCAATTAGTACAGCTATAGATCAGATAGTTATTGATGGAGAAATTAAAAAAAATGATTCAAATAAATTAAATAAAGAATCAAAAGATATAATAACTTATGGAAACTCTGAATCTGAAAGGAATATCCAGTTAGATGAAGGAAAATTAGATGAAAAGCTTTCAAATGATCCAAACAGGATAATTAATTCGAATCTAAATGATAATGTTTCGATTTCTAAATTGAATAATAAATTAAAATCACAACAGAAATATATCAAAAATTTAAAGTTGAAAAATGCCCTACTTGAAGATGAAATTATTGAGAATCAATCTGAAATCTCAAAACTCCGATCAAAAATCAATAAACTCCACAGGGAATATACAAAAAAAATTCTACAGAAGAAAGAACTATCATCAAAAATAACTATGATAAAAAGACTCCAAGAACAGTATTCTAATGAAAAAGCCAAAAGAATCGAACTTGAGAAAAAATTGGAGTCAAGAAAAGATATTAGTGCACTGGAACTATCTGAAAATGCAGTACCTGTGAAGATCATAGAATCTTTTACTAAGGAGGGTATAAGAGATGCTTTTGATCGTTGGAAAATTAAAAGGGATGATGTTGTCCTGCTTAAAAATTCGGAAGGCGGCGGATCACAAACTGCTTTGATGATTGTGCAGCTTGATGTTAAAGCAGTTATAACTATGGATAAAATTTCTGATCCTGCAGAAAATATATTCAAAAAAAATTTGATTCCATTGATTCCAGCTAGTGATGTTAAAATCAATTCTATGAATGAATTTGCTACAATAAATTCTAAATCCCTAAAAAGGGAGATAGATAAATGGAACGAAACTGTAATGGATCAGAGGAAAACTGAGGATGAAAAAAAGTTAATGAATCTTGTTGAGGAGTATCGGGCCCAGAGAAGGAGATCATCTGATCAATAA
- the wecB gene encoding non-hydrolyzing UDP-N-acetylglucosamine 2-epimerase, with product MKIVTIVGTRPEIIKMAPVLAQMEKDDIDNILIHTGQHYDYEMSQQFFLDLELKKPEYNIEVGSNSHGKQTALMIEKIEDILKIEKPHIVLVQGDTNAVLAGAITASKMHIPVGHVEAGLRSYDKTMPEEINRQIADVCSAMFFVPTEESAINLLFENIDPNKIFITGNTIVDACIRHLKIAERKSNILSKLGITGDLLTLTMHRAENVDDPERLKNIVDALLDLKNITVIFPVHPRTLKNLKKFGLYNKLESVSHIKLIKPIGYLDFLLLLSKSKVVMTDSGGLQEEAITLNVPCITLRYNTERPETVTAGGNILVGAEKERILDAFNKICNDLGIYNKMKNAKNPFGDGNSSDNILKSILVAKKSDKLKISIPEKIVDYDGRELLKIDNDISVSQYEELNPGSKICMVFADNNPRFPHSELNLKNKVIIVNKFRIE from the coding sequence ATGAAAATTGTTACTATCGTAGGCACCAGACCTGAAATAATTAAAATGGCTCCTGTATTGGCTCAAATGGAAAAGGATGATATTGATAATATTTTAATCCATACAGGGCAACACTACGATTATGAGATGTCGCAACAATTTTTTTTAGATTTAGAACTCAAGAAACCAGAATACAATATTGAAGTTGGTTCAAATTCTCATGGTAAACAAACTGCTCTAATGATTGAAAAAATTGAAGATATTTTAAAGATTGAAAAACCACATATAGTACTGGTTCAAGGAGATACCAACGCAGTGCTTGCAGGTGCCATTACAGCATCCAAGATGCATATACCAGTAGGCCATGTGGAAGCAGGGTTAAGGTCATATGATAAAACCATGCCTGAAGAGATAAACAGACAGATAGCAGATGTTTGTTCCGCAATGTTCTTTGTACCAACAGAAGAATCAGCTATCAACCTGCTATTTGAAAATATTGATCCAAATAAAATTTTCATTACAGGAAATACAATAGTTGATGCTTGTATTAGACATCTGAAAATTGCTGAAAGAAAATCTAACATACTATCCAAACTGGGAATAACAGGAGATTTATTAACCCTTACAATGCACAGAGCAGAGAATGTGGATGATCCAGAAAGACTCAAAAATATTGTAGACGCACTTTTGGATTTAAAAAACATTACAGTGATTTTCCCGGTACATCCAAGAACTTTAAAGAATCTAAAAAAATTTGGATTATACAACAAACTCGAAAGTGTTTCCCATATCAAACTCATTAAACCCATCGGATACTTGGACTTTCTGTTACTTCTCTCCAAGTCCAAAGTAGTAATGACAGACTCTGGAGGATTACAGGAAGAGGCTATAACACTCAATGTGCCATGTATAACTTTAAGATACAATACTGAGCGTCCAGAAACAGTAACGGCTGGCGGGAATATATTAGTTGGTGCAGAAAAAGAAAGAATATTAGATGCATTCAATAAAATATGTAATGACCTTGGGATCTACAATAAAATGAAGAATGCTAAAAACCCATTTGGTGACGGTAACTCTTCGGATAATATTTTAAAATCAATATTAGTTGCTAAAAAATCAGATAAATTAAAAATTAGTATTCCGGAAAAAATAGTAGATTATGATGGTAGAGAACTTTTAAAGATTGATAACGATATATCTGTATCTCAATATGAAGAACTTAATCCTGGTTCAAAAATTTGTATGGTATTTGCAGATAATAATCCAAGATTTCCTCATTCTGAACTCAATTTGAAAAATAAAGTAATAATTGTAAACAAATTCAGGATTGAATGA
- a CDS encoding ATP-grasp domain-containing protein gives MKILVFEFATLNKLEDSSITAEGSAMLQALLEDLDEFKTYNLIPNGSETIKSFKSNSISITGDLKDWIRSNINQFDACIPIAPEENNLLYDLTRIIEEQDVEVIGSNSNAVKKTTNKCDTYNALKNKVSIIKTEKVYFEDSIKKFKEQIDKFNTGLHKQSQVLKPADGVSCSGVNVINSFNEFIAAKDQIKMHTQLPYFILQDYISGVNVSVSLLSNGETAIPLSLNLQDVSLKSGEIKYHGGKVPFEHRLSDVAMETAKNAVESIDGLIGYVGVDMIIDDEKNNVYVVEINSRVTTPYVALRKLLNFNLGEAIINSVHGELPTEIELNGQVHFYKEGKTLRVSVLK, from the coding sequence ATGAAAATACTTGTTTTTGAATTTGCCACATTAAACAAACTAGAAGATTCATCCATTACAGCTGAAGGCAGTGCAATGCTTCAAGCGCTTCTAGAAGATCTTGATGAATTTAAAACATATAACCTGATTCCAAATGGATCTGAAACCATTAAATCCTTCAAATCCAATTCAATTTCTATTACTGGAGATTTAAAGGACTGGATTCGTAGTAATATTAATCAATTCGATGCATGTATACCAATAGCACCCGAAGAAAATAATTTACTTTACGATCTCACACGAATCATTGAAGAACAGGATGTTGAAGTTATTGGTTCCAATTCAAATGCTGTTAAGAAAACAACGAATAAATGTGATACATACAATGCATTGAAGAATAAAGTTTCCATCATAAAAACTGAAAAGGTCTACTTCGAGGACAGCATTAAAAAATTCAAAGAACAAATAGATAAATTCAATACAGGTTTACATAAACAATCTCAAGTATTAAAACCCGCTGATGGTGTTTCATGTTCTGGTGTAAATGTTATAAATTCCTTCAATGAATTTATAGCAGCAAAAGATCAAATAAAGATGCACACTCAACTTCCCTATTTTATTTTGCAGGATTATATCTCTGGAGTTAATGTAAGCGTCAGTTTGTTAAGTAATGGTGAAACTGCTATTCCGTTGAGCTTAAATCTTCAGGATGTAAGTTTGAAATCTGGTGAAATTAAATACCATGGTGGAAAGGTACCTTTTGAACATAGGCTATCAGATGTTGCCATGGAAACTGCAAAAAATGCAGTTGAATCGATTGATGGTCTTATAGGTTATGTTGGAGTTGACATGATAATTGATGATGAAAAGAATAATGTATATGTTGTTGAGATTAACTCTAGAGTTACAACTCCATATGTTGCACTTAGAAAGTTACTAAACTTCAACTTAGGTGAGGCCATAATAAATTCTGTTCATGGAGAACTTCCAACTGAAATTGAGTTAAATGGACAAGTACACTTTTATAAGGAGGGTAAAACCCTCAGGGTTAGTGTTTTAAAATGA
- a CDS encoding hydantoinase/oxoprolinase family protein — protein MKIAGFDIGGANTDIAIVDFDESGNIISIETDFMYLPMWMKKDELKEALDDLIGDNEINAVGVSMTAELVDAYKTKKEGVLDIAQKSVDTFNVPVGFVGLNGIIEMSNVIKDPMKVAAANWIATTTLAAKIDPNCILIDTGSTTTDIIPIKHGQEHATGRSDLERLKTGELVYSGTLRTNVAALVEKVPLDGTMIRVASELFAITADVQMVLGNITEHEYSCSTMDGAGKSIKESMRRISRVVCGDLDILKFDEIMAIAEYIYSVQINRISEALLEVSKQNNLSNVVTTGLGMDIIGAKACEKAGLKHTGMDKILKKDDCVVAPAVGTAILMEQYINKA, from the coding sequence ATGAAAATTGCAGGATTTGATATTGGAGGGGCAAACACCGATATTGCCATAGTTGATTTTGATGAATCTGGTAACATTATCTCCATAGAAACAGATTTTATGTATTTACCAATGTGGATGAAGAAGGACGAGCTAAAAGAAGCTTTGGATGATCTCATAGGGGACAATGAGATTAATGCAGTTGGAGTATCCATGACAGCTGAACTAGTTGATGCATACAAAACAAAAAAAGAAGGAGTTCTGGATATTGCACAGAAATCAGTTGATACATTCAATGTTCCAGTTGGTTTTGTAGGACTCAACGGAATAATAGAAATGTCAAATGTTATTAAAGATCCAATGAAAGTTGCAGCAGCCAACTGGATTGCAACAACAACTCTTGCAGCTAAAATTGATCCAAACTGTATATTAATAGATACTGGAAGTACCACAACAGATATAATCCCAATTAAACACGGTCAAGAACATGCAACGGGAAGATCAGATCTGGAAAGACTGAAAACTGGGGAACTGGTTTATAGCGGAACTTTACGAACAAATGTAGCTGCTCTGGTTGAAAAAGTCCCCCTTGATGGAACAATGATAAGGGTGGCATCTGAACTATTTGCAATAACTGCAGATGTCCAAATGGTACTTGGAAATATTACTGAACATGAATATTCATGCAGCACTATGGATGGAGCCGGAAAATCCATTAAAGAGTCTATGCGAAGAATTTCAAGAGTTGTGTGTGGTGATTTAGATATCCTGAAATTCGATGAAATAATGGCTATTGCTGAATATATATACTCTGTACAGATTAATAGGATTTCTGAAGCATTATTGGAAGTATCAAAACAAAATAACCTTTCAAATGTTGTAACAACAGGTCTTGGAATGGATATTATCGGGGCGAAGGCATGTGAAAAAGCAGGGCTCAAACACACTGGAATGGATAAAATACTAAAAAAGGATGATTGTGTAGTTGCCCCAGCAGTGGGAACCGCAATATTAATGGAACAGTATATAAACAAAGCATAA
- a CDS encoding CDP-2,3-bis-(O-geranylgeranyl)-sn-glycerol synthase: protein MDSSVVSVINLSAYAIYFMLPAYLANVTALAFGGGKPLDFNHEFRDGRRILGDGVTWRGTLIGTLIGTTVGLIQGIITGNVIQGILLGLCLGGGALIGDACGSFIKRRLKLQRGKPAPILDQLDFVVGALVFASLIIPIPFEMIVIILVISVFLHLGANIIAYLLGLKNVWY from the coding sequence ATGGACTCAAGTGTAGTCAGTGTAATAAATTTATCAGCATATGCTATATACTTTATGTTACCAGCGTACCTTGCCAACGTTACAGCTTTAGCATTTGGCGGTGGAAAACCGCTGGATTTTAATCATGAATTTCGTGACGGTCGAAGAATACTTGGTGATGGAGTAACATGGAGAGGAACATTAATTGGGACATTAATTGGAACCACTGTAGGACTTATTCAAGGGATAATAACTGGAAATGTAATACAAGGAATTTTATTAGGACTTTGTCTTGGCGGAGGAGCATTAATAGGCGATGCTTGTGGAAGTTTTATTAAACGACGTTTAAAACTTCAAAGAGGGAAACCGGCCCCAATTTTAGACCAACTCGACTTTGTTGTAGGTGCATTAGTATTTGCATCCTTAATAATACCTATACCATTTGAAATGATTGTTATTATATTGGTGATCAGTGTATTTTTACACCTTGGAGCTAACATAATTGCCTATCTTTTGGGCTTGAAAAATGTATGGTACTGA
- the tes gene encoding tetraether lipid synthase Tes, producing the protein MVIKNTKSLCPECLTVLDAEVYEDKDKIMIKKTCEKHGEFNNTYWSSSDIYKKVKKYEKVGLGVENPQTIADSECPQNCGLCEEHESHTVLGLIDVTNRCNMKCPVCFANAAVSKTLYEPSYEEIRTMLQNLRNNKPVPTPAIQFAGGEPTVRKDLVDLVKLAKEEGFSHTQIATNGLRLARLPSLAKELKEAGLNTVYLQFDGITEEPYIKIRNRNLLSIKLQAIENCRKVGLGIVLVPTLLKGVNHDQIGDILRFAADNIDIIRGVNFQPVSFAGRTPTDEVESQRVTIPDFESMVEEQTDAQIKVEDFYPASCVTPVSEFIEAIDGKDAQVTFTCHPHCGTATYVFVDDSGMIPITQFIDVDRFFNLLSNSTENMEEGGLVAKAKIVARATVELPKTVDMSKSPDSIDLRSILTAVFRDRSYKSLGDFHHKTLLVSCMHFMDPFNFDQDRVRRCVIHYAVPDGRIIPFCSMNAIYRKDIEKKFSKPFKPVSK; encoded by the coding sequence ATGGTTATAAAAAATACCAAGAGTCTGTGTCCGGAATGTCTTACAGTATTAGATGCTGAAGTATATGAGGACAAAGACAAAATAATGATAAAGAAAACGTGTGAAAAGCACGGTGAATTTAATAATACATACTGGAGCAGTTCAGATATATATAAAAAAGTAAAAAAATATGAAAAAGTAGGCCTTGGAGTTGAAAATCCTCAGACAATTGCTGATTCTGAATGTCCCCAAAACTGCGGGTTATGTGAAGAACACGAGAGTCACACAGTTCTAGGATTGATTGATGTTACCAATAGATGTAACATGAAGTGCCCAGTTTGTTTTGCCAATGCAGCTGTTTCAAAAACATTATATGAGCCGTCTTATGAAGAAATAAGAACGATGCTTCAAAATTTAAGGAATAACAAACCAGTTCCAACTCCTGCAATTCAATTTGCTGGTGGTGAACCTACAGTTCGTAAAGATCTTGTCGATCTTGTGAAGCTGGCCAAAGAAGAAGGATTTTCACATACACAAATAGCAACAAATGGTTTGAGACTTGCTAGACTCCCTTCACTTGCTAAAGAGCTTAAGGAAGCCGGGTTAAATACAGTTTATCTTCAGTTTGATGGAATAACTGAAGAACCATATATTAAAATAAGGAACAGAAATTTACTTTCAATAAAATTACAAGCAATAGAAAACTGTCGTAAAGTTGGTCTTGGAATAGTTTTGGTTCCAACATTATTAAAGGGAGTTAACCATGATCAGATTGGGGATATACTTCGTTTTGCTGCTGATAATATTGATATTATTCGAGGAGTCAACTTTCAGCCAGTTTCCTTTGCAGGAAGAACTCCAACAGATGAAGTTGAATCTCAACGAGTAACAATTCCTGATTTTGAGAGTATGGTTGAAGAACAAACCGATGCTCAGATAAAAGTTGAAGACTTTTATCCTGCAAGCTGTGTTACACCGGTTTCAGAGTTTATTGAGGCTATAGATGGGAAGGATGCCCAGGTTACATTTACTTGCCATCCACATTGTGGTACTGCTACCTATGTTTTTGTTGATGATAGTGGAATGATTCCAATTACTCAGTTTATTGATGTTGATAGGTTTTTTAATCTTTTAAGTAACAGTACTGAAAATATGGAAGAAGGGGGATTGGTTGCAAAGGCTAAGATTGTTGCTAGGGCTACTGTTGAGCTTCCAAAAACAGTTGACATGTCAAAATCACCAGATTCCATTGATCTAAGAAGTATACTCACAGCAGTTTTCAGAGATAGATCATACAAATCTCTTGGAGATTTCCATCATAAAACTCTCCTTGTATCGTGCATGCACTTCATGGATCCATTTAATTTCGACCAAGATAGGGTTAGAAGATGTGTTATTCATTATGCTGTACCTGATGGTAGGATAATTCCTTTCTGTTCAATGAATGCAATATACAGAAAAGATATCGAGAAGAAATTTTCTAAACCTTTTAAACCAGTATCTAAATAA
- a CDS encoding beta-ribofuranosylaminobenzene 5'-phosphate synthase: MIIETPSRLHLTLIDLNGIYGRIDGGVGITIEKPCLNLEAEPTDDGIEVLFSKSSNKTSDIIEDYTLKIQQSTLKIMNALEIEGGYKFTIDEAYPPHSGLGSGTQLSLAAAKLVSMMNNKNIKASDLAKIVGRGGTSGIGVESFENGGFIVDGGHESVEKSSFLPSSASNASPPPIIARYDFPRDWKIILVIPDVERGVSGAKEIDAFKNHCPIQLHEVEKLTHLLLMKLMPSVLESDLDSFGKSINIIQDIGFKKIENKLQNPCIGQIMKNLRDAGAAGAGMSSFGPTVYAVTDTNEQDIVSAANDAIENVGGEIIKTRARNKGAKLIE; this comes from the coding sequence TTGATAATTGAAACTCCATCCAGGCTTCACTTAACCCTAATAGATCTTAACGGTATCTATGGTAGGATTGACGGTGGAGTAGGAATCACTATAGAAAAGCCATGCCTCAATCTTGAAGCTGAACCAACAGATGATGGAATTGAAGTTTTATTTTCTAAATCCAGTAATAAAACCTCAGATATAATTGAGGATTATACACTAAAAATTCAACAATCTACACTTAAGATTATGAATGCACTTGAAATTGAAGGAGGATACAAATTTACAATAGATGAAGCATATCCTCCCCATTCAGGTTTGGGTTCAGGTACTCAATTATCCCTTGCTGCTGCTAAACTTGTTTCCATGATGAATAATAAGAATATAAAAGCTTCCGATCTGGCTAAAATTGTAGGAAGAGGTGGCACATCGGGGATAGGTGTGGAATCATTTGAAAATGGTGGTTTCATAGTAGATGGCGGTCATGAAAGTGTTGAAAAATCTAGTTTCCTTCCATCATCTGCTTCTAATGCTTCGCCACCACCAATAATAGCAAGGTACGATTTTCCAAGGGATTGGAAAATCATTCTTGTGATACCCGATGTTGAGAGAGGAGTTTCAGGTGCAAAGGAAATAGATGCATTTAAAAACCATTGTCCAATACAATTGCATGAAGTTGAAAAATTAACCCATCTTCTTTTAATGAAACTTATGCCTTCAGTTTTAGAATCTGACTTGGATTCATTTGGAAAATCTATAAATATTATACAGGATATAGGCTTTAAGAAAATCGAAAATAAACTCCAAAATCCATGTATTGGTCAAATAATGAAGAATTTACGAGATGCCGGTGCTGCAGGAGCAGGTATGAGTAGTTTTGGTCCAACTGTTTATGCAGTTACAGATACAAATGAACAAGATATAGTAAGTGCGGCAAATGATGCAATTGAAAATGTTGGTGGAGAAATTATCAAAACTCGTGCAAGGAATAAGGGTGCAAAATTAATTGAATAA
- the hacB gene encoding homoaconitase small subunit: protein MEKIEGKVWKFRDSIDTDVIIAGRYLRTFSLDDLASHVMEAEDPKFAEKVQKGDIIVAGWNFGCGSSREQAPVALKHVGVSAIIAKSFARIFYRNAINIGLPVITADVEAESEDIMCIDLENGVILNKTSGNEFKIKPFDQFMLDILNNGGLVKHYLKANEE from the coding sequence ATGGAAAAGATAGAAGGAAAGGTTTGGAAATTTAGGGATAGTATTGATACAGATGTTATAATTGCTGGCAGATATCTTAGAACATTCAGTCTTGATGATCTTGCATCGCATGTAATGGAAGCAGAAGATCCTAAATTTGCAGAAAAGGTTCAAAAAGGAGATATAATTGTTGCTGGTTGGAATTTCGGATGTGGATCCTCAAGGGAACAAGCTCCTGTTGCCCTTAAACATGTAGGTGTATCAGCAATAATTGCAAAATCTTTTGCAAGAATATTTTATAGAAATGCAATAAATATAGGGCTTCCTGTAATAACAGCCGATGTTGAAGCAGAAAGTGAAGATATCATGTGTATAGACCTTGAAAATGGAGTAATATTGAATAAGACCTCTGGTAATGAATTTAAAATAAAACCTTTTGATCAATTTATGCTGGATATCTTGAACAACGGAGGACTTGTAAAACATTACCTTAAAGCTAACGAAGAATAA